In a genomic window of Vulpes vulpes isolate BD-2025 chromosome 6, VulVul3, whole genome shotgun sequence:
- the JAG2 gene encoding protein jagged-2 isoform X1: MRARGGGRGRGRLPRRLLLLLALCVQAARPMGYFELQLSALRNANGELLSGACCDGDGRTPRAGGCGHDECDTYVRVCLKEYQAKVTPTGPCSYGHGATPVLGGNSFHLPRAAAGDRDRDRDRARARARAGGAQEPGRVVIPFQFAWPRSFTLIVEAWDWDNDTTPDEELLIERVSHTGMINPEDRWKSLHFSGHVAHMELQIRVRCDDNYYSATCNKFCRPRNDFFGHYTCDQYGNKACMDGWMGKECKEAVCKQGCSLLHGRCTVPGECKCSYGWQGRFCDECVPYPGCVHGTCVDPWQCNCETNWGGLLCNKDLNYCGTHHPCTNGGTCINAEPDQYHCVCPDGYSGKNCERAEHACASNPCANGGSCYEVPSGFECHCPSGWSGSTCALDIDECASNPCAAGGTCVDQVDGFECICPKQWVGTTCQLDVNDCHGQCQHGGTCKELTTGYQCVCPWGFGGRHCELQLRSCASNPCHGGLCEDLVDGFHCHCPEGTSGPLCEVDMDLCDPSPCQNGARCYNLQGDYYCACPDDMGGKNCSVPRDPCPGGACRVIDGCGFEAGTRTPGSGTPPPGVCGPHGHCVSLPGGNFSCVCDSGFTGIYCHENINDCLGQPCRNGGTCIDEVDAFRCYCPSGWEGELCDTNLNDCLPDPCHSRGRCHDLVNDFYCVCDDGWKGKTCHSREFQCDAYTCSNGGTCYDSGDTFRCACPPGWKGSTCNIAKNSSCLPNPCVNGGTCVGSGDSFSCICRDGWEGRTCTHNTNDCNPLPCYNGGVCIDGINWFRCECAPGFAGPDCRINIDECQSSPCAYGATCVDEINGYHCSCPPGRAGPRCQEVIFYGRPCWSQGLPFAHGSSWVEDCNSCHCMDGHRDCSKVWCGHKPCLLAGRPDSLSTPCPPGQWCQEKAPDQCLQPPCAAWGECGAEEPLLPETLCLPRSSYLDNNCARFTLHLDRDQVPQGTTVGAICSGIRVLPVTRAVARDRLLLLLCERPSSGASAVEVAVSFSPARDVPDSSLIQSTAHAIVSAITQRVNSSVLLAVTEVKLETVVMGSSSVGLLVPVLCGVFSMLCLVCVAICVWWTRKRRKERERSRLPREESANNQWAPLNPIRNPIERLGGGGLGGGHKDVLYPCKNFTPPPRRVGEVLPGPAGRGEGGEEEEEEEPGRGEGGCLEAEKFLSHKFTKDPSGSPGRPACWASGPKVDNRAVRSVNDSRHAGKE, from the exons atgcgggcgcggggcgggggccggggccgggggcgcctgccccggcggctgctgctgctgctggcgctGTGCGTGCAG GCGGCGCGGCCCATGGGCTATTTCGAGCTGCAGCTGAGCGCGCTGCGGAACGCGAACGGGGAGCTGCTGAGCGGCGCCTGCTGTGACGGCGACGGCCGGACGCCGCGCGCGGGGGGCTGCGGCCACGACGAGTGCGACACGTACGTGCGCGTGTGCCTCAAGGAGTACCAGGCCAAGGTGACGCCCACGGGGCCCTGCAGCTACGGCCACGGCGCCACGCCCGTGCTGGGCGGCAACTCCTTCCACCTGCCGCGCGCCGCCGCGggggaccgggaccgggaccgggaccgggcgcgggcgcgggcgcgggccggCGGCGCCCAGGAGCCCGGCCGCGTCGTCATCCCCTTCCAGTTCGCCTGGCCG CGCTCCTTCACCCTCATCGTGGAGGCCTGGGACTGGGACAACGACACCACCCCAGATG AGGAGCTGCTGATCGAGCGGGTGTCGCACACGGGCATGATCAACCCCGAGGACCGCTGGAAGAGCCTGCACTTCAGCGGCCACGTGGCGCACATGGAGCTGCAGATCCGCGTGCGCTGCGACGACAACTACTACAGCGCCACCTGCAACAAGTTCTGCCGGCCGCGCAACGACTTCTTCGGCCACTACACCTGCGACCAGTACGGCAACAAGGCCTGCATGGACGGCTGGATGGGCAAGGAGTGCAAAGAGG CCGTGTGCAAACAAGGATGTAGCCTGCTGCACGGGAGATGCACGGTGCCTGGGGAGTGCAA GTGCAGCTACGGCTGGCAGGGACGCTTCTGCGACGAGTGCGTCCCGTACCCTGGCTGCGTGCACGGCACCTGCGTGGACCCCTGGCAGTGTAACTGTGAGACCAACTGGGGCGGCCTGCTTTGCAACAAAG ACCTGAACTACTGTGGCACCCACCACCCTTGCACCAACGGGGGCACGTGCATCAACGCCGAGCCTGACCAGTACCACTGCGTCTGCCCCGACGGCTACTCGGGCAAGAACTGTGAGCGGG CTGAGCACGCCTGTGCCTCCAACCCATGCGCCAACGGGGGCTCTTGTTACGAGGTGCCCTCCGGCTTCGAGTGCCACTGCCCGTCAGGCTGGAGCGGGTCCACCTGTGCGCTTG ACATCGATGAGTGCGCCTCCAACCCGTGCGCGGCCGGGGGCACCTGTGTGGACCAGGTGGATGGCTTCGAGTGCATCTGTCCCAAGCAGTGGGTGGGGACCACCTGCCAGCTGG ACGTAAACGACTGTCATGGGCAGTGTCAGCATGGTGGCACCTGCAAG gagctGACGACCGGCTACCAGTGTGTGTGCCCGTGGGGCTTCGGTGGCCGACACTGTGAGCTGCAGCTGCGGTCGTGTGCCAGCAACCCCTGCCATGGTGGCCTCTGCGAGGACCTGGTGGATGGCTTCCACTGCCACTGCCCCGAGGGCACCTCCGGGCCACTGTGTGAG GTAGACATGGACTTATGcgaccccagcccctgccagaacGGCGCCCGCTGCTACAACCTGCAGGGCGATTACTACTGCGCGTGCCCCGACGACATGGGCGGCAAGAACTGCTCTGTGCCCAGGGACCCGTGCCCGGGCGGGGCCTGCCGAG TGATTGACGGCTGCGGGTTCGAGGCGGGGACCAGGACCCCGGGCTCGGGCACGCCCCCCCCGGGCGTGTGTGGCCCCCACGGACACTGCGTCAGTCTGCCCGGGGGGAACTTCTCCTGCGTGTGCGATAGCGGCTTCACGGGCATCTACTGCCATGAGA ACATCAACGACTGTCTGGGGCAGCCCTGCCGCAACGGGGGCACGTGCATCGACGAGGTGGACGCCTTCCGCTGCTACTGCCCCAGCGGCTGGGAGGGCGAGCTCTGCGACACCA ATCTCAACGACTGCCTTCCCGATCCCTGCCACAGCCGCGGCCGCTGCCACGACCTGGTCAACGACTTCTACTGTGTGTGTGACGACGGCTGGAAGGGCAAGACCTGCCACTCGC GCGAGTTCCAGTGTGACGCCTACACCTGCAGCAACGGCGGTACGTGCTATGACAGTGGGGACACCTTCCGCTGTGCCTGCCCCCCGGGCTGGAAGGGCAGTACCTGCAACATCG CTAAGAACAGCAGCTGCCTGCCCAACCCCTGCGTGAACGGGGGTACGTGTGTGGGCAGCGGGGACTCGTTCTCCTGCATCTGCCGTGATGGTTGGGAAGGCCGCACCTGCACGCACA ATACCAACGACTGCAACCCCCTGCCTTG CTACAACGGTGGCGTCTGCATCGACGGCATCAACTGGTTCCGCTGCGAGTGTGCTCCTGGCTTCGCGGGTCCCGACTGCCGCATCA ACATCGACGAGTGCCAGTCCTCGCCGTGCGCCTATGGGGCCACGTGTGTGGATGAGATCAACGGTTATCACTGCAGCTGCCCGCCGGGCCGGGCTGGCCCCCGGTGCCAGGAAG TGATTTTTTATGGGAGGCCCTGCTGGTCGCAGGGGTTGCCCTTCGCACACGGGAGCTCCTGGGTGGAGGATTGTAACAGCTGCCACTGCATGGACGGCCACCGGGACTGCAGCAAG GTGTGGTGTGGCCACAAGCCTTGCCTGCTGGCCGGCCGGCCCGACTCCCTGAGTACCCCGTGCCCACCGGGGCAGTGGTGCCAAGAGAAGGCCCCAGACCAGTGCCTGCAGCCGCCCTGTGCGGCCTGGGGGGAGTGCGGCGCCGAGGAGCCCTTGCTGCCGGAAACCCTGTGCTTGCCGCGCTCCAGCTACCTGGACAACAACTGTGCCCGCTTCACGTTGCACCTTGACCGTGACCAGGTGCCACAG GGCACCACTGTGGGCGCCATCTGCTCCGGGATCCGCGTCCTGCCGGTCACAAGGGCGGTGGCCCGGGACCGCCTGCTTTTGCTGCTCTGCGAGCGGCCGTCGTCAGGGGCCAGTGCAGTAGAGGTGGCCGTG TCCTTCAGCCCCGCCAGGGACGTGCCCGACAGCAGCCTGATCCAGAGCACGGCCCACGCCATCGTGTCCGCCATCACCCAGCGGGTCAACAGCTCGGTGCTGCTGGCTGTCACTGAGGTCAAACTGGAGACGGTCGTCATGGGCAGCTCTTCCGTGG GTCTGCTGGTGCCGGTGCTGTGCGGCGTGTTCAGCATGCTGTGTCTGGTGTGTGTGGCCATCTGCGTGTGGTGGACCCGCAAACGCAGGAAAGAGCGGGAGAGGAGCCGGCTGCCGCGGGAGGAGAGTGCCAACAACCAGTGGGCCCCTCTCAACCCCATCCGCAACCCCATCGAGCGGCTGGGGGGCGGCGGCCTGGGGGGCGGCCACAAGGACGTGCTGTACCCGTGCAAGAACTTCACGCCGCCGCCGCGCAGGGTGGGCGAGGTGCTGCCCGGGCCCGCGGGCCGCGGCGaaggcggggaggaggaggaggaggaggagcctggcCGTGGGGAGGGCGGCTGCCTGGAGGCCGAGAAGTTCCTCTCGCACAAATTCACCAAAGACCCCAGCGGCTCACCCGGGAGGCCGGCCTGCTGGGCCTCAGGCCCCAAGGTGGACAACCGCGCCGTCAGGAGCGTCAATGACTCGCGCCACGCCGGCAAGGAGTAG
- the JAG2 gene encoding protein jagged-2 isoform X2 has protein sequence MRARGGGRGRGRLPRRLLLLLALCVQAARPMGYFELQLSALRNANGELLSGACCDGDGRTPRAGGCGHDECDTYVRVCLKEYQAKVTPTGPCSYGHGATPVLGGNSFHLPRAAAGDRDRDRDRARARARAGGAQEPGRVVIPFQFAWPRSFTLIVEAWDWDNDTTPDEELLIERVSHTGMINPEDRWKSLHFSGHVAHMELQIRVRCDDNYYSATCNKFCRPRNDFFGHYTCDQYGNKACMDGWMGKECKEAVCKQGCSLLHGRCTVPGECKCSYGWQGRFCDECVPYPGCVHGTCVDPWQCNCETNWGGLLCNKDLNYCGTHHPCTNGGTCINAEPDQYHCVCPDGYSGKNCERAEHACASNPCANGGSCYEVPSGFECHCPSGWSGSTCALDIDECASNPCAAGGTCVDQVDGFECICPKQWVGTTCQLDANECEGKPCVNAFSCKNLIGGYYCHCIPGWKGVNCHINVNDCHGQCQHGGTCKELTTGYQCVCPWGFGGRHCELQLRSCASNPCHGGLCEDLVDGFHCHCPEGTSGPLCEVDMDLCDPSPCQNGARCYNLQGDYYCACPDDMGGKNCSVPRDPCPGGACRVIDGCGFEAGTRTPGSGTPPPGVCGPHGHCVSLPGGNFSCVCDSGFTGIYCHENINDCLGQPCRNGGTCIDEVDAFRCYCPSGWEGELCDTNLNDCLPDPCHSRGRCHDLVNDFYCVCDDGWKGKTCHSREFQCDAYTCSNGGTCYDSGDTFRCACPPGWKGSTCNIAKNSSCLPNPCVNGGTCVGSGDSFSCICRDGWEGRTCTHNTNDCNPLPCYNGGVCIDGINWFRCECAPGFAGPDCRINIDECQSSPCAYGATCVDEINGYHCSCPPGRAGPRCQEVIFYGRPCWSQGLPFAHGSSWVEDCNSCHCMDGHRDCSKVWCGHKPCLLAGRPDSLSTPCPPGQWCQEKAPDQCLQPPCAAWGECGAEEPLLPETLCLPRSSYLDNNCARFTLHLDRDQVPQGTTVGAICSGIRVLPVTRAVARDRLLLLLCERPSSGASAVEVAVSFSPARDVPDSSLIQSTAHAIVSAITQRVNSSVLLAVTEVKLETVVMGSSSVGLLVPVLCGVFSMLCLVCVAICVWWTRKRRKERERSRLPREESANNQWAPLNPIRNPIERLGGGGLGGGHKDVLYPCKNFTPPPRRVGEVLPGPAGRGEGGEEEEEEEPGRGEGGCLEAEKFLSHKFTKDPSGSPGRPACWASGPKVDNRAVRSVNDSRHAGKE, from the exons atgcgggcgcggggcgggggccggggccgggggcgcctgccccggcggctgctgctgctgctggcgctGTGCGTGCAG GCGGCGCGGCCCATGGGCTATTTCGAGCTGCAGCTGAGCGCGCTGCGGAACGCGAACGGGGAGCTGCTGAGCGGCGCCTGCTGTGACGGCGACGGCCGGACGCCGCGCGCGGGGGGCTGCGGCCACGACGAGTGCGACACGTACGTGCGCGTGTGCCTCAAGGAGTACCAGGCCAAGGTGACGCCCACGGGGCCCTGCAGCTACGGCCACGGCGCCACGCCCGTGCTGGGCGGCAACTCCTTCCACCTGCCGCGCGCCGCCGCGggggaccgggaccgggaccgggaccgggcgcgggcgcgggcgcgggccggCGGCGCCCAGGAGCCCGGCCGCGTCGTCATCCCCTTCCAGTTCGCCTGGCCG CGCTCCTTCACCCTCATCGTGGAGGCCTGGGACTGGGACAACGACACCACCCCAGATG AGGAGCTGCTGATCGAGCGGGTGTCGCACACGGGCATGATCAACCCCGAGGACCGCTGGAAGAGCCTGCACTTCAGCGGCCACGTGGCGCACATGGAGCTGCAGATCCGCGTGCGCTGCGACGACAACTACTACAGCGCCACCTGCAACAAGTTCTGCCGGCCGCGCAACGACTTCTTCGGCCACTACACCTGCGACCAGTACGGCAACAAGGCCTGCATGGACGGCTGGATGGGCAAGGAGTGCAAAGAGG CCGTGTGCAAACAAGGATGTAGCCTGCTGCACGGGAGATGCACGGTGCCTGGGGAGTGCAA GTGCAGCTACGGCTGGCAGGGACGCTTCTGCGACGAGTGCGTCCCGTACCCTGGCTGCGTGCACGGCACCTGCGTGGACCCCTGGCAGTGTAACTGTGAGACCAACTGGGGCGGCCTGCTTTGCAACAAAG ACCTGAACTACTGTGGCACCCACCACCCTTGCACCAACGGGGGCACGTGCATCAACGCCGAGCCTGACCAGTACCACTGCGTCTGCCCCGACGGCTACTCGGGCAAGAACTGTGAGCGGG CTGAGCACGCCTGTGCCTCCAACCCATGCGCCAACGGGGGCTCTTGTTACGAGGTGCCCTCCGGCTTCGAGTGCCACTGCCCGTCAGGCTGGAGCGGGTCCACCTGTGCGCTTG ACATCGATGAGTGCGCCTCCAACCCGTGCGCGGCCGGGGGCACCTGTGTGGACCAGGTGGATGGCTTCGAGTGCATCTGTCCCAAGCAGTGGGTGGGGACCACCTGCCAGCTGG ACGCCAATGAATGTGAAGGGAAGCCGTGCGTTAATGCTTTTTCTTGCAAAAACCTGATTGGTGGCTATTACTGTCACTGCATCCCGGGCTGGAAGGGCGTCAACTGCCATATCA ACGTAAACGACTGTCATGGGCAGTGTCAGCATGGTGGCACCTGCAAG gagctGACGACCGGCTACCAGTGTGTGTGCCCGTGGGGCTTCGGTGGCCGACACTGTGAGCTGCAGCTGCGGTCGTGTGCCAGCAACCCCTGCCATGGTGGCCTCTGCGAGGACCTGGTGGATGGCTTCCACTGCCACTGCCCCGAGGGCACCTCCGGGCCACTGTGTGAG GTAGACATGGACTTATGcgaccccagcccctgccagaacGGCGCCCGCTGCTACAACCTGCAGGGCGATTACTACTGCGCGTGCCCCGACGACATGGGCGGCAAGAACTGCTCTGTGCCCAGGGACCCGTGCCCGGGCGGGGCCTGCCGAG TGATTGACGGCTGCGGGTTCGAGGCGGGGACCAGGACCCCGGGCTCGGGCACGCCCCCCCCGGGCGTGTGTGGCCCCCACGGACACTGCGTCAGTCTGCCCGGGGGGAACTTCTCCTGCGTGTGCGATAGCGGCTTCACGGGCATCTACTGCCATGAGA ACATCAACGACTGTCTGGGGCAGCCCTGCCGCAACGGGGGCACGTGCATCGACGAGGTGGACGCCTTCCGCTGCTACTGCCCCAGCGGCTGGGAGGGCGAGCTCTGCGACACCA ATCTCAACGACTGCCTTCCCGATCCCTGCCACAGCCGCGGCCGCTGCCACGACCTGGTCAACGACTTCTACTGTGTGTGTGACGACGGCTGGAAGGGCAAGACCTGCCACTCGC GCGAGTTCCAGTGTGACGCCTACACCTGCAGCAACGGCGGTACGTGCTATGACAGTGGGGACACCTTCCGCTGTGCCTGCCCCCCGGGCTGGAAGGGCAGTACCTGCAACATCG CTAAGAACAGCAGCTGCCTGCCCAACCCCTGCGTGAACGGGGGTACGTGTGTGGGCAGCGGGGACTCGTTCTCCTGCATCTGCCGTGATGGTTGGGAAGGCCGCACCTGCACGCACA ATACCAACGACTGCAACCCCCTGCCTTG CTACAACGGTGGCGTCTGCATCGACGGCATCAACTGGTTCCGCTGCGAGTGTGCTCCTGGCTTCGCGGGTCCCGACTGCCGCATCA ACATCGACGAGTGCCAGTCCTCGCCGTGCGCCTATGGGGCCACGTGTGTGGATGAGATCAACGGTTATCACTGCAGCTGCCCGCCGGGCCGGGCTGGCCCCCGGTGCCAGGAAG TGATTTTTTATGGGAGGCCCTGCTGGTCGCAGGGGTTGCCCTTCGCACACGGGAGCTCCTGGGTGGAGGATTGTAACAGCTGCCACTGCATGGACGGCCACCGGGACTGCAGCAAG GTGTGGTGTGGCCACAAGCCTTGCCTGCTGGCCGGCCGGCCCGACTCCCTGAGTACCCCGTGCCCACCGGGGCAGTGGTGCCAAGAGAAGGCCCCAGACCAGTGCCTGCAGCCGCCCTGTGCGGCCTGGGGGGAGTGCGGCGCCGAGGAGCCCTTGCTGCCGGAAACCCTGTGCTTGCCGCGCTCCAGCTACCTGGACAACAACTGTGCCCGCTTCACGTTGCACCTTGACCGTGACCAGGTGCCACAG GGCACCACTGTGGGCGCCATCTGCTCCGGGATCCGCGTCCTGCCGGTCACAAGGGCGGTGGCCCGGGACCGCCTGCTTTTGCTGCTCTGCGAGCGGCCGTCGTCAGGGGCCAGTGCAGTAGAGGTGGCCGTG TCCTTCAGCCCCGCCAGGGACGTGCCCGACAGCAGCCTGATCCAGAGCACGGCCCACGCCATCGTGTCCGCCATCACCCAGCGGGTCAACAGCTCGGTGCTGCTGGCTGTCACTGAGGTCAAACTGGAGACGGTCGTCATGGGCAGCTCTTCCGTGG GTCTGCTGGTGCCGGTGCTGTGCGGCGTGTTCAGCATGCTGTGTCTGGTGTGTGTGGCCATCTGCGTGTGGTGGACCCGCAAACGCAGGAAAGAGCGGGAGAGGAGCCGGCTGCCGCGGGAGGAGAGTGCCAACAACCAGTGGGCCCCTCTCAACCCCATCCGCAACCCCATCGAGCGGCTGGGGGGCGGCGGCCTGGGGGGCGGCCACAAGGACGTGCTGTACCCGTGCAAGAACTTCACGCCGCCGCCGCGCAGGGTGGGCGAGGTGCTGCCCGGGCCCGCGGGCCGCGGCGaaggcggggaggaggaggaggaggaggagcctggcCGTGGGGAGGGCGGCTGCCTGGAGGCCGAGAAGTTCCTCTCGCACAAATTCACCAAAGACCCCAGCGGCTCACCCGGGAGGCCGGCCTGCTGGGCCTCAGGCCCCAAGGTGGACAACCGCGCCGTCAGGAGCGTCAATGACTCGCGCCACGCCGGCAAGGAGTAG